Proteins found in one Triticum urartu cultivar G1812 chromosome 4, Tu2.1, whole genome shotgun sequence genomic segment:
- the LOC125553288 gene encoding uncharacterized protein LOC125553288, translated as MPNYGVCTPDDINVFPEPIMGDEPTPAEMMDEEYYLYRDQGSDNDAFEDDEEASMTSFISGEVDPLDCVYTNIPDHTHILKLDTNCKHCKAIKFVSETDGFCCRNGQIELKQPEPIPELMRLWSSMDADSRHFRENIRFFNGHFAFTTLGVSLDENYTNMKSGVYTFRLTSRTSAVVLL; from the exons ATGCCGAATTACGGTGTTTGCACCCCTG ACGACATCAATGTGTTCCCAGAGCCCATCATGGGCGATGAGCCGACACCAGCCGAAATGATGGATGAGGAGTACTACTTGTATCGTGACCAAG GATCCGATAATGACGCATTCGAGGATGACGAGGAAGCTAGCATGACGTCTTTTATATCTGGCGAGGTTGATCCATTAGACTGTGTGTACACAAACATACCAGACCACACCCACATCCTGAAGCTCGACACAAACTGCAAACACTGCAAGGCCATAAAGTTTGTTTCTGAGACTGACGGATTCTGCTGTCGCAATGGACAGATCGAGCTTAAACAACCGGAACCAATCCCAGAGCTTATGAGGCTATGGTCCAGCATGGATGCAGATTCCAGACATTTTCGTGAGAACATACGGTTCTTCAATGGGCATTTCGCCTTCACAACCCTTGGCGTCAGCCTTGATGAGAACTACACGAACATGAAGTCTGGGGTATACACATTCCGG CTCACGTCCAGAACATCTGCAGTTGTACTTCTATGA